GGACAATTAGCGAGGTACTCCAAAAAACAAAACAGTAAATCTCTTTTTAAAATGGTGCGCTTATCGGGAGGAGTTTTCGCAATTGCTATAGGTGTTTACTGGCTGTATCTTAGTCTTTAGAGCTTTAAATCCGTTATCACTACCCGATGATTTCCAGTATCGGCAATGATTAGTTTATTTTCTTTTGTAGTTATTGAAAAAGGCCAATACAAGGAGCTTGAAGTTCCCATCAAGGTTTCTTTATTTTCGCTTCCTGTTTTAAAATCTCGTTTCCCAATGACCGCTGTTGCTTCGGGATTGTTTTTCGTTGGGATTTTATCAAACCATAATACTCTACTATTCCCAGTATCATTTACTAGTATCCCGTCTTTATAGAAACAAGCATCATATATCCAGTTTAACGATTTTGAAGAGGGAAACAAGCCAAACTGATTTTGTCCACAAGCATCAAAATCGGCTTGTCCAATAATACTATCCGCTGGTTTTGAAAATGCTTTGTCAGCATCATTCCAAACTAATGAACGGTAGAATTGAGTGTCGGCTACGACCATTTGTCTTTTGGCATTTACCTTAACGGAATAGGGCCAAATGGGTTCATGATTTTCATAATCCCTGTTCGTGAAATCCGGTTTTCCTATGACTTCATCCGCCGGAGCAAAATTGGTCATTGGAATCCCGTCATAGAACAATATCCTCCGATTCCCTGTATCTGCTATCCAAAGGCTTTCTCCATCTGAGAAAACTCCGTACGGCCAGTTTAAGGTTTGTGCAGAAGGGTCGTTTCCAATACCCGAAACGTTGGGTTGATTTGATTCAAAATCGGGCTGCCCCAACACTACATCCGCTGGCTGCCCATTTTGAGTGGGTAACGAATGCCAAATAAGCACGCGATGGTTCCAAGCATCTGCAACGATAACGATAGTGCCATTGCTCCATATTCCCGATGGATAATGTAATGTACTTGCAGTTGCAATTCCACCCGCATTACGACCCGTTTCTGTGGCATCGACCTGACCCAAAACAATATCGGGTTCTTGATATTCTGTCTTGGGAATTTCATTCCAGATAAAAATGCGATTACGCCCCGTATCGGAAACAAAGAGTTTATTCTCCATAGTAAAAACTCCTCTTGGAGCCAAGAATGGCATTTCCTCGGAACCTTTAAAAACATAAGAATCGGTAACATGTTTGCCTAGCGTTTCAAAATTCATATTAACAAATTCTAGGCAATTGTTCTCCGGGAAGCATACTTATAACCCTCTTACCTCCTATTGCACTTTCCATAATGACTTGTTTGGGATGTTCCGCAACGACGCTTCCTATAATACGAGCATTTTGACCATTCTCATCTTCTTGCAAAGCAGTCAAAACGGCATCTGCTACAGACTCAGATACGAAAGCAATAAAGAGTCCTTCGTTTGCTACGTATAAAGGGTCCAAGCCTAATAATTCGCAGGCACTTGCCACCTGTTCATCCATAGGAAAATCTCTTTGAAACAAGTCGATACCTATTTCAGAAGATTGTGCAATTTCTTTCAATACTGTTGCAACACCACCCCGTGTCGGGTCAGTCAATAAATGAATACTTTCTCCAAACAGCTCAATCAATCGTAGTATGGTATGATTTAGATTGGTGGTATCACTCTTGATTTCAGAGCCGAATTCTAAACCTTCACGAACCGACATGATAGCCATTCCGTGAGATGCAACATTTCCACTAATAATTATTTTGTCTCCTACGGATATATTTTTTACGCGGATATTTGCTTTGGGATGAATAGGTCCGACACCTGAAGTGTTCACGAAAATTTTGTCGCCCTTACCCTTTTCAACCACTTTAGTATCGCCAGTAACGATTTGCACGCCTGCTTTT
This window of the Maribacter cobaltidurans genome carries:
- the hypE gene encoding hydrogenase expression/formation protein HypE, which encodes MPENNKIRVQLQCPMPKLDFDVITLGHGSGGVLTNRLLDSGVFDLLKNDILDERHDGAFLELHGKTAFSTDSFLVSPIFFPGGNIGELAVNGTVNDLAMCGATPKYLSLSFIIEEGLPVKEFWDILVAIKFACEKAGVQIVTGDTKVVEKGKGDKIFVNTSGVGPIHPKANIRVKNISVGDKIIISGNVASHGMAIMSVREGLEFGSEIKSDTTNLNHTILRLIELFGESIHLLTDPTRGGVATVLKEIAQSSEIGIDLFQRDFPMDEQVASACELLGLDPLYVANEGLFIAFVSESVADAVLTALQEDENGQNARIIGSVVAEHPKQVIMESAIGGKRVISMLPGEQLPRIC
- a CDS encoding NHL repeat-containing protein gives rise to the protein MNFETLGKHVTDSYVFKGSEEMPFLAPRGVFTMENKLFVSDTGRNRIFIWNEIPKTEYQEPDIVLGQVDATETGRNAGGIATASTLHYPSGIWSNGTIVIVADAWNHRVLIWHSLPTQNGQPADVVLGQPDFESNQPNVSGIGNDPSAQTLNWPYGVFSDGESLWIADTGNRRILFYDGIPMTNFAPADEVIGKPDFTNRDYENHEPIWPYSVKVNAKRQMVVADTQFYRSLVWNDADKAFSKPADSIIGQADFDACGQNQFGLFPSSKSLNWIYDACFYKDGILVNDTGNSRVLWFDKIPTKNNPEATAVIGKRDFKTGSENKETLMGTSSSLYWPFSITTKENKLIIADTGNHRVVITDLKL